In Larimichthys crocea isolate SSNF chromosome VI, L_crocea_2.0, whole genome shotgun sequence, one genomic interval encodes:
- the tmem51b gene encoding transmembrane protein 51b: protein MCSSRGLCGENNRRNRPSSSGGSGSGAHYALCALGVGLIALGIVMIVWTVIPLDGEAPGDSSTMSGNSTTSVNEGGDDGEDKENTKSSMVAMVLVGVGAAMLLLSICLGVKNKRSQRNTGNQPLPTGGLLLNHGAGQQEEPVPDPTTFNVPSYEEVVGSADYPVRQSNLRNSISQLPSYEDIIAAVENEGAEPTNTPTEDTPLNEPAPAPDQPAAEPQADPPGLTPNPSLPTRSASRASRLLRPLRVRRIKSDKLHLKDFRLQIRSPTQNPVTIEPITPPPQYDNKVPELG, encoded by the exons ATGTGTTCCAGTCGGGGTTTATGTGGCGAGAACAACCGTCGCAACAGACCCTCCAGCTCAGGGGGCAGCGGTTCAGGCGCTCACTATGCCCTCTGCGCCCTGGGAGTGGGACTCATCGCCCTGGGTATCGTCATGATTGTGTGGACTGTCATACCGTTGGATGGAGAGGCCCCTGGCGACTCCTCCACTATGTCTGGCAACTCCACAACATCAGTAAATGAGGGCGGTGATGATGGGGAGGACAAAGAGAACACAAAGTCTTCAATGGTGGCTATGGTTTTGGTTGGAGTTGGGGCAGCCATGTTGCTTTTATCCATTTGTCTCGGCGTGAAGAATAAGAGGAGCCAACGCAACACAGGAAACCAGCCATTGCCAACGGGAGGACTCCTCCTGAACCATGGGGCAGGGCAGCAGGAAGAACC GGTCCCAGACCCAACCACATTCAATGTTCCAAGCTACGAGGAGGTTGTCGGCAGTGCTGACTACCCCGTCCGCCAGAGCAACCTTCGAAACAGCATCTCCCAGCTGCCGTCCTACGAGGACATCATAGCTGCTGTGGAAAATGAAGGAGCAGAACCCACTAACACCCCCACAGAGGACACCCCTCTTAATGAACCCGCACCAGCTCCCGATCAACCTGCCGCAGAGCCCCAGGCTGACCCACCTGGCCTAACACCAAACCCAAGCCTGCCTACTCGCAGCGCCAGCCGGGCCAGCCGTTTACTGCGACCCCTCCGGGTTAGGAGGATCAAGTCAGACAAACTGCACCTGAAGGACTTCCGCCTCCAAATCCGCAGCCCCACACAGAATCCAGTGACCATTGAACCCATCACTCCGCCACCACAATACGACAATAAGGTGCCAGAATTAGGGTAG